The genomic window GCTCCCTCTCCCCGCGCCGCACCCGCCGGCCGGGCCTCTTCCTCGCCGGGCGGCGGCTGGCCGCCCCCGCCGGCAGCGTCGCTCCCGCTCCGGCCGGGCGGCTCTCCGCCGTTGCCGGCGGGCCGGTCGGCAGGCCCGGCGACCAGGCGGGGGCGGCCGGTGGCGGCCCAGACGGCGAGCGCGTCGGCGGTGGCGCGGACGTCGTGCACGCGGACCCCCCAGGCGCCGGCGGCGACAGCGAGCAGGCTGGTGGCGACGGTGGCCGCCTCCCGGTCCGCGGTCGGGCGGGGCGTGCCGTCCGGGGCGGCCAGCAGCCGGCCCAGGTACGACTTGCGGCTCGCCCCGAAGAGCAGCGGGAAGCCGAGTTCGAGCAGCTCGGGCAGGCGGGCGCTGAGCTCCCAGTTGTGCGCGGCGGTCTTGGCGAAGCCGAGCCCGGGGTCGATGATGATCCGGTCGGCGGCCACCCCGGCGGCCAGCGCCTCGTCCACCCGCTGACTCAGCTCGGCCCGGACGTCGGCGACCACGTCGGTGTAGCTGGCCAGGTCGCGCATCCCGCGGGAGTGCCCGCGCCAGTGCATCAGCACCCAGGGGCAGCCGGCGTCGCGGACCA from Micromonospora kangleipakensis includes these protein-coding regions:
- the folP gene encoding dihydropteroate synthase, translating into MTDLERAQAPVVMGVLNVTPDSFSDGGRYADLDAAVGHGVRLRAAGADLVDVGGESTRPGADRVDPETETARVLPVIRELAAAGIPVSIDTSRARVAEAALAAGADVVNDVSGGLADPDMARVVRDAGCPWVLMHWRGHSRGMRDLASYTDVVADVRAELSQRVDEALAAGVAADRIIIDPGLGFAKTAAHNWELSARLPELLELGFPLLFGASRKSYLGRLLAAPDGTPRPTADREAATVATSLLAVAAGAWGVRVHDVRATADALAVWAATGRPRLVAGPADRPAGNGGEPPGRSGSDAAGGGGQPPPGEEEARPAGAARGEGAR